From the Brevibacillus choshinensis genome, one window contains:
- the sdhA gene encoding succinate dehydrogenase flavoprotein subunit gives MAKGKLIIVGGGLAGLMATIKAAEKGVPVELFSLVPVKRSHSVCAQGGINGAVNTKGEGDSTWEHFDDTVYGGDFLANQPPVKAMCDAAPGIIYMLDRMGVMFNRTPEGLLDFRRFGGTQHHRTAFAGATTGQQLLYALDEQVRRYEAEGLVTKYEYWDFLGAVLDDTGTCKGITAQNMRSGEIQSFRADAVILATGGPGIIFGKSTNSIINTGTAASTAYQQGVIYANGEMIQIHPTAIPGDDKLRLMSESARGEGGRVWTYKDGKPWYFLEEKYPAYGNLVPRDIATREIFHVCVDMKLGVNGENTVYLDLSHKDPKELDVKLGGIIEIYEKFVGDDPRKVPMKIFPAVHYSMGGMWVDYNQMTNIPGLFAAGECDYSQHGANRLGANSLLSAIYGGMVAGPKAIEYMNGLKQSANDLSSTLFEGFTKQEQTKYDNILKMDGTENAYLIHKELGEWMTDNVTVVRYNDRLQRTDDKIVELMERYKNININDTNKFSNAGASFTRHLWNMLVLSRAITIGALKRDESRGAHYKPDFPERDDDNFMKTTMAKFNAETTAPEIYYEDIDVSLIAPRKRDYTSEKKH, from the coding sequence ATGGCAAAAGGTAAACTAATCATTGTCGGTGGTGGTTTGGCCGGCTTGATGGCTACCATCAAAGCAGCAGAAAAAGGCGTTCCCGTCGAGCTTTTCTCCCTGGTTCCGGTTAAACGGTCCCACTCCGTTTGTGCCCAAGGTGGTATTAACGGTGCGGTGAATACAAAAGGGGAAGGCGACTCCACTTGGGAGCACTTCGATGATACAGTTTATGGCGGAGACTTCTTGGCGAACCAACCGCCTGTAAAAGCAATGTGTGACGCAGCGCCGGGCATCATTTACATGCTGGACCGTATGGGTGTTATGTTCAACCGTACACCTGAAGGTTTGTTGGACTTCCGTCGTTTCGGGGGAACTCAACACCACCGTACAGCGTTTGCTGGTGCAACTACTGGTCAACAGTTGCTTTACGCACTGGACGAGCAAGTACGCCGCTACGAAGCGGAAGGTCTGGTAACCAAGTACGAATATTGGGATTTCCTCGGAGCCGTTTTGGACGACACAGGAACCTGTAAAGGGATCACTGCACAAAACATGCGTTCCGGTGAAATTCAATCCTTCCGTGCAGATGCTGTTATTTTGGCGACTGGCGGCCCTGGTATCATCTTTGGTAAATCGACGAACTCGATTATCAACACAGGTACAGCAGCATCTACTGCTTATCAACAAGGCGTTATTTATGCGAACGGCGAAATGATCCAAATTCACCCGACTGCTATCCCGGGCGACGACAAACTGCGTCTGATGTCCGAGTCTGCTCGTGGTGAAGGTGGACGTGTATGGACATATAAAGACGGTAAACCTTGGTACTTCCTGGAAGAAAAATATCCAGCGTACGGTAACCTGGTACCGCGTGACATCGCGACTCGCGAAATCTTCCATGTGTGCGTAGACATGAAGCTGGGCGTAAACGGTGAAAACACGGTATACCTCGATCTGTCTCACAAAGATCCAAAAGAACTCGATGTGAAATTGGGCGGTATCATCGAGATTTATGAGAAGTTCGTAGGGGATGACCCACGCAAAGTTCCGATGAAAATCTTCCCTGCTGTTCACTACTCGATGGGCGGTATGTGGGTAGATTACAACCAAATGACCAACATCCCTGGCTTGTTCGCTGCAGGTGAGTGCGATTATTCCCAACATGGTGCAAACCGTCTGGGCGCAAACTCCCTCCTGTCCGCGATCTATGGCGGTATGGTAGCTGGTCCAAAAGCGATTGAATACATGAACGGCCTGAAGCAATCTGCAAACGATCTGTCTTCTACACTCTTCGAAGGTTTCACCAAACAAGAGCAAACCAAATACGATAACATCCTGAAGATGGATGGTACCGAAAATGCTTACCTGATCCACAAGGAACTGGGTGAGTGGATGACAGACAACGTAACGGTAGTACGTTACAACGACCGTCTCCAAAGAACAGACGACAAAATCGTTGAGCTGATGGAACGCTACAAAAACATCAACATCAACGATACAAACAAATTCAGCAATGCTGGTGCATCGTTTACTCGTCACCTGTGGAACATGCTGGTTCTGTCTCGTGCGATCACAATCGGCGCGCTCAAGCGTGACGAGAGCCGTGGCGCTCACTACAAACCAGACTTCCCAGAACGCGATGACGATAACTTTATGAAAACGACGATGGCGAAGTTCAATGCAGAAACAACTGCGCCTGAAATCTACTACGAAGATATCGACGTTTCCCTGATCGCGCCACGTAAACGTGACTACACGTCTGAGAAAAAGCACTAA
- the sdhB gene encoding succinate dehydrogenase iron-sulfur subunit, whose product MAEKLVHLIITRQDSPDSTPYKEEFKIPYRPNMNVIGALMEIQRNPLTAQGQKTAPVNWESNCLEEVCGACSMVINGRPRQACSSLIDKLEQPIRLEPMSTFPVQRDLSVDRSRMFDALKRVKAWVPIDGTHDLGPGPRMPEVDRQWAYELSKCMTCGVCLEACPNVNAKSDFIGPFAISQVRLFNEHPTGKMNRHERLEALMEDGGIGDCGNSQNCVQACPKGIPLTTSIAHMNKETTKHAVKKFFFS is encoded by the coding sequence ATGGCAGAAAAATTAGTTCACCTGATTATTACACGTCAAGATAGCCCTGACAGCACTCCGTACAAGGAAGAGTTCAAAATCCCTTACCGTCCAAACATGAACGTAATCGGTGCACTGATGGAAATTCAGCGCAATCCGCTGACCGCTCAAGGCCAAAAAACGGCACCGGTAAACTGGGAATCGAACTGCTTGGAAGAAGTATGTGGTGCATGCTCGATGGTTATTAACGGAAGACCACGTCAAGCGTGCTCTTCCCTGATCGATAAGCTCGAACAACCTATCCGTCTGGAACCAATGAGCACATTCCCTGTTCAACGTGACTTGTCGGTAGACCGTAGCCGTATGTTCGATGCACTGAAACGGGTAAAAGCATGGGTTCCAATCGATGGTACACATGACCTCGGACCAGGACCACGTATGCCGGAAGTGGATCGTCAATGGGCGTACGAGCTGTCCAAGTGCATGACTTGTGGTGTTTGTCTGGAAGCTTGCCCGAACGTAAATGCGAAATCCGACTTTATCGGTCCGTTTGCGATCTCTCAAGTACGCCTGTTCAATGAGCATCCAACAGGTAAAATGAACAGACATGAGCGTCTGGAAGCGTTGATGGAAGACGGCGGTATCGGTGATTGCGGTAACTCGCAAAACTGCGTACAGGCATGCCCAAAAGGCATTCCACTGACAACTTCCATCGCCCACATGAACAAAGAAACAACCAAACATGCTGTGAAGAAATTCTTCTTCTCGTAA
- a CDS encoding MDR family MFS transporter has product MEEQMKNRGLLIVGLLVAMLFAALDGTIVGTAMPRIVGELGGLGVMTWLTTAYMLTSTTVVPIAGKLADMVGRKSVYVTGLVIFMIGSMLCGMAQTMNQLIFFRALQGIGGGIMMPMAMIIIGDIFTGEQRAKWQGVFGAIFGLSSIVGPQVGGWIVDSLDWRWVFYINLPVGIIATVLISIALKSYKATGPVKIDIWGMFTMIAGVVSLLLGLTFGGKDYAWGSWQIVSLFAAAVVFLTSFILIESRVSEPILPLRLFKNKSFSLLSGIGFLMSVGMFGAIMFVPLFMQGVVGISASESGTVMIPMMLSMMLTSIFGGRLVHKLGMRTQMLIGMIAMSVGFWLLSGMGIDTTKLSAMSYMVVLGLGMGLVMPLITIALQESFPKSELGVVTSSSQFFRQIGGTFGMTILGAVMNVQSSGLLNAKLVPYLEKLPEQSHDMVQQMESMIATNPQSLYSMMYSPETLAQIPAAIRDTLLPILKSSMVESLHHVFLYGMVFVLIGAICTFFLGKITISKPVKADDTPQVDA; this is encoded by the coding sequence TTGGAAGAACAAATGAAGAATCGAGGGTTATTGATTGTCGGATTACTCGTGGCGATGCTCTTTGCCGCGCTGGATGGAACCATTGTTGGGACAGCGATGCCCCGTATTGTAGGTGAGCTCGGTGGTTTAGGGGTCATGACTTGGTTAACCACTGCCTATATGCTTACTTCGACTACCGTTGTACCGATTGCAGGGAAACTGGCTGACATGGTCGGGCGCAAATCCGTCTATGTAACGGGGTTGGTTATTTTCATGATAGGGTCGATGCTGTGCGGCATGGCCCAAACGATGAACCAGTTGATTTTCTTCCGCGCCTTGCAAGGGATTGGCGGGGGGATCATGATGCCGATGGCGATGATTATTATCGGGGATATATTCACCGGCGAGCAACGGGCAAAATGGCAAGGGGTTTTTGGTGCCATCTTTGGACTTTCCTCCATCGTCGGCCCTCAAGTCGGTGGCTGGATCGTCGATTCTCTCGACTGGCGTTGGGTCTTCTACATTAATCTGCCGGTAGGGATCATCGCAACTGTCTTGATTTCCATTGCCTTGAAAAGTTACAAAGCGACTGGACCTGTGAAAATTGATATCTGGGGCATGTTCACCATGATTGCCGGGGTCGTCAGTCTTTTACTTGGACTCACATTCGGTGGAAAAGATTATGCATGGGGATCGTGGCAAATCGTCTCGTTGTTTGCGGCGGCTGTCGTCTTCTTGACCAGCTTCATTCTCATCGAGTCCAGAGTTAGCGAGCCTATCCTGCCACTACGTCTCTTTAAAAACAAAAGCTTCTCCTTGTTATCCGGGATCGGCTTTCTGATGTCCGTGGGTATGTTCGGAGCAATCATGTTCGTTCCCTTGTTCATGCAAGGGGTAGTTGGAATTAGCGCTTCTGAGTCGGGTACTGTGATGATCCCGATGATGCTGTCCATGATGCTGACCAGTATCTTCGGCGGGCGCTTGGTGCATAAGCTCGGGATGCGGACACAAATGTTGATTGGTATGATCGCCATGAGCGTCGGGTTCTGGCTACTCTCTGGCATGGGTATCGATACCACAAAACTGAGTGCCATGAGTTACATGGTCGTGCTGGGTCTTGGTATGGGTCTCGTCATGCCACTGATCACCATTGCCCTACAGGAATCGTTCCCTAAATCAGAACTGGGTGTCGTGACCTCGTCCAGCCAATTCTTCCGTCAGATTGGCGGAACGTTTGGGATGACGATTCTCGGAGCTGTGATGAATGTTCAATCAAGCGGTCTTTTAAACGCCAAGCTTGTTCCGTATCTGGAGAAGCTCCCAGAGCAATCGCATGATATGGTACAGCAGATGGAATCCATGATTGCCACAAATCCTCAAAGTCTCTACTCGATGATGTACAGTCCGGAGACATTGGCACAGATTCCAGCGGCTATTCGCGATACGCTCTTGCCGATTCTAAAGTCTTCCATGGTCGAGTCGTTGCACCACGTCTTCCTGTACGGTATGGTCTTTGTCCTGATCGGTGCTATCTGTACGTTTTTCCTCGGAAAGATTACGATCAGCAAGCCAGTGAAGGCAGATGACACCCCACAGGTCGATGCGTAA
- a CDS encoding MarR family winged helix-turn-helix transcriptional regulator, producing the protein MQHDTNQAMERLQEAVRSTMRVLGPQLSEPVFGLTGPQFYILHQLDLKGKCTVGELADSMAVKPSAITAMIDRLDKHEFVVRDRDDHDRRVVHISLTASGRDTLSQVKKHRQGILKHYLSHLTQEELSSMIHVFEKLSRVAPAPKRE; encoded by the coding sequence ATGCAACACGATACCAACCAAGCGATGGAACGCCTGCAGGAAGCTGTACGGTCTACCATGCGCGTCTTGGGTCCACAATTGTCTGAACCAGTCTTTGGCTTGACCGGACCCCAATTTTACATTCTCCATCAGCTAGATCTAAAGGGTAAATGTACGGTCGGTGAATTAGCAGATTCCATGGCGGTCAAGCCAAGCGCCATCACTGCCATGATCGACCGATTAGATAAACACGAATTCGTCGTCCGTGACCGAGATGATCACGATCGCCGGGTTGTCCACATTAGTCTCACAGCATCCGGTCGCGATACGTTGAGCCAGGTGAAAAAACACAGACAGGGAATCCTGAAGCATTACTTGTCCCATTTGACACAAGAAGAGCTGAGCAGCATGATTCATGTCTTTGAAAAGCTCTCACGGGTGGCTCCCGCCCCAAAAAGGGAGTAG
- a CDS encoding S8 family serine peptidase, producing the protein MRKRVFSLGLALVLLPATTVNISQVRADSEVDSSAFYNQVMQDLRGTEWQSYTGRLSVAIQNEVRASADEWSRASDSFLGEQVSSASTSTLDMIEAPKAWEEIGVKGEGMLVSVVDTGVNPKHPDMPAPKEKRLAQQKSGSTQKVIPGFNWADRNQVTVDVGESQHGVHVSGIIAANGKMKGVAPEAQIMSQKVFSNYQGEVPGLSESILFAINDSVTKKADVINLSLGSSAGYVDESNTEQYAVKRAVDNGVIVVAAAGNDAYFGSNKVREKNPDVSMIGSPGLTPDALSVASVNATTLAGYSFGVQGVSGLERVVYLHGHVGSGAAITPVSELLKPYQLVYMGKGKKEDYNVSVKGKVVLLERGDISFDDKLRLAKEAGAVGAVIYNNETGPLLISAEHLKQIPAVSILKQMGEQLAQALKKGKKVTITFDGQYGQNPMPYPDGGTMSAFSSWGPTPDLQFKPEIAAPGGGILSTVRESEYAVKSGTSMATPHVAGGMALLKEAYQKQGRGLQGRVLVETLKAAAMNTAEPIIDPQQAVSVLAEKAKKKMPYSPRVQGAGLMQIVKAIQTPVIVVDRKGKAGVSLGEVGEKTEFSLFVDNKFGKKPITYTVQDEFGVLTDLRRNGVNLLTETNIEGAGLQFSKQQVTVAPGTKAEVKVTLTIPKEAQRNQFVEGFIAFQPDEKELPKLRVPYYGFYGEWDEPRVMDEPMWDAGSQEKRTGIKTTWFHDKQNDKWKYRDYLGVTGVGEDGTVQIDPTKIAFSPNGDGHFDTAAPSITFLRNARQVVVDVTDSSGKLIRSLTRVDRISKFDQSKLGTPYYYTEREEWSWDGKAFSSEKGIYEKVPDGAYQFVIKAKIDGRNTNWQTLILPIRVDTKPPVISASLSGNRVQWSSRDKDVQGYVLYVNGKKAGGPYSSNVSSTIINQPEKRMSVVAYDFAGNISVVDINGKSDTVPPFVEFPDDLFTYVKISKQPDIAIRGKVTGEDLLDRVRLSINKAPVKVEADGAFETILHLPEGLNYVNYSVQDMYGNTRQFTQRVIVDTTVPLLQFQNDGTEDVLFDANTKHVMVPIRFMYRDQTYKGQVGLNGQIVSSFEEDQLEKPVQKNLTQTLALKQGENRILIEAKDGAGNQNALVVYGYVDAIAGSVVLHQGEQRYTYQARAIPAPTVTLTEKLVDAKSGESVPISGKVTGTGAITLTVSYGERKFQADINDRGEFRFVLDQVLDGKHKLTMNAVDSLGREARAELNVNGKKR; encoded by the coding sequence ATGAGAAAACGAGTTTTCAGCTTAGGGTTGGCGTTGGTTTTGCTTCCCGCGACAACAGTGAACATTTCTCAGGTAAGAGCAGATTCCGAGGTTGATTCCTCTGCTTTTTACAATCAGGTTATGCAAGATTTACGAGGGACGGAGTGGCAGTCCTATACAGGAAGGTTGTCTGTCGCGATACAAAATGAGGTGCGGGCTTCTGCTGATGAGTGGTCACGTGCTAGTGATTCGTTTCTAGGGGAACAGGTGTCGTCAGCCTCGACTTCGACGCTGGATATGATCGAGGCTCCCAAAGCGTGGGAGGAGATTGGCGTGAAAGGCGAGGGCATGCTAGTTTCCGTAGTGGATACCGGGGTGAATCCAAAACATCCGGATATGCCTGCACCAAAGGAGAAGCGATTGGCTCAGCAAAAATCAGGCTCCACGCAAAAAGTGATTCCGGGCTTTAACTGGGCCGACCGCAATCAAGTAACCGTAGATGTAGGAGAGTCTCAGCATGGCGTGCATGTCTCGGGGATCATTGCAGCCAATGGAAAAATGAAAGGTGTTGCGCCAGAGGCACAAATCATGAGCCAAAAGGTCTTCTCGAACTATCAGGGAGAAGTACCTGGTCTAAGCGAGTCAATCTTGTTTGCGATTAACGATTCCGTCACCAAAAAAGCGGATGTCATTAATTTGAGCCTCGGCTCCTCAGCAGGATACGTGGACGAGTCGAATACGGAGCAGTATGCTGTCAAACGGGCGGTGGACAACGGTGTTATTGTGGTAGCCGCTGCGGGAAACGATGCTTACTTCGGTAGTAACAAGGTACGGGAGAAGAACCCCGATGTGTCCATGATTGGTTCTCCCGGTCTGACGCCAGATGCACTATCCGTAGCTTCCGTCAATGCGACGACACTGGCGGGTTACAGCTTTGGAGTGCAAGGCGTATCGGGGCTAGAGCGTGTCGTTTACCTGCACGGACATGTAGGGAGCGGTGCGGCGATTACACCAGTCTCTGAGTTGTTAAAGCCTTATCAGCTGGTTTATATGGGCAAAGGGAAGAAAGAGGACTACAATGTTTCCGTCAAAGGGAAGGTCGTGCTGTTGGAGCGAGGGGACATCTCGTTTGATGATAAGCTGCGACTCGCCAAGGAAGCCGGGGCTGTTGGAGCAGTCATCTACAATAATGAGACAGGTCCACTCCTGATCAGTGCGGAGCATTTGAAGCAGATTCCTGCTGTTTCTATTTTAAAGCAGATGGGCGAGCAGCTAGCCCAGGCTTTGAAAAAAGGAAAGAAAGTGACGATTACCTTTGATGGACAGTATGGGCAAAATCCTATGCCGTACCCGGATGGAGGAACGATGTCCGCGTTTTCCTCCTGGGGTCCGACGCCTGATCTGCAATTCAAGCCTGAGATTGCAGCTCCAGGCGGCGGCATTTTATCAACCGTTCGCGAGTCTGAGTATGCCGTGAAAAGCGGAACCTCCATGGCTACTCCACACGTGGCTGGAGGCATGGCCCTCTTAAAAGAGGCGTATCAAAAGCAAGGACGTGGACTGCAAGGCAGGGTGCTGGTCGAGACATTGAAGGCAGCAGCCATGAACACAGCGGAGCCTATCATTGACCCGCAGCAGGCTGTCTCGGTACTTGCTGAAAAAGCAAAGAAAAAAATGCCGTATAGCCCTCGTGTGCAAGGGGCTGGACTGATGCAGATTGTAAAAGCCATCCAGACGCCTGTCATCGTCGTAGATCGCAAGGGTAAAGCAGGTGTCTCACTTGGAGAGGTCGGAGAGAAAACCGAGTTTTCCTTGTTCGTGGACAACAAATTTGGGAAAAAACCCATTACGTATACGGTTCAGGACGAGTTTGGCGTGCTGACAGACTTGCGCAGAAATGGTGTGAACCTGCTGACAGAGACGAACATCGAGGGTGCCGGGCTGCAGTTTTCCAAGCAACAGGTCACGGTTGCTCCTGGAACCAAGGCAGAGGTAAAGGTGACACTAACCATCCCGAAGGAAGCCCAACGAAATCAATTTGTGGAGGGTTTCATCGCCTTCCAGCCTGATGAAAAAGAGCTTCCGAAGCTGCGTGTTCCTTATTACGGTTTTTATGGCGAATGGGATGAACCACGTGTGATGGATGAGCCGATGTGGGACGCAGGCAGTCAGGAAAAGCGTACGGGTATCAAAACGACCTGGTTCCACGACAAGCAAAATGACAAGTGGAAATACCGGGATTATCTCGGTGTAACAGGCGTAGGAGAAGACGGAACGGTTCAGATCGATCCGACCAAGATCGCCTTTTCCCCGAACGGAGATGGACACTTTGATACGGCAGCACCTTCCATTACGTTTCTGCGTAATGCCCGTCAGGTTGTCGTGGACGTCACCGATTCATCAGGCAAGCTGATCCGTTCTTTGACGCGAGTGGATCGAATCAGCAAATTCGATCAGTCCAAGCTAGGGACACCCTACTATTACACGGAACGGGAAGAATGGAGCTGGGATGGCAAAGCCTTTTCGTCCGAAAAAGGCATCTATGAAAAAGTTCCCGATGGCGCCTATCAATTTGTCATCAAGGCAAAAATTGATGGAAGAAACACCAACTGGCAAACACTTATCCTGCCGATTCGCGTAGATACCAAGCCGCCGGTGATATCCGCTTCACTATCCGGCAATCGTGTGCAATGGAGCAGTCGGGACAAGGACGTCCAAGGCTACGTGCTCTATGTGAATGGTAAAAAAGCAGGTGGACCTTACTCGAGCAACGTGTCCAGCACGATCATCAACCAGCCTGAAAAGCGGATGAGCGTCGTTGCCTATGACTTTGCCGGGAATATCAGTGTGGTGGACATTAACGGAAAAAGTGACACCGTCCCGCCATTCGTGGAATTCCCAGACGATCTATTCACCTACGTGAAAATATCCAAACAACCAGATATTGCGATCCGTGGGAAGGTCACAGGTGAAGATCTGCTCGATCGGGTGCGGTTGTCGATCAATAAAGCCCCGGTGAAGGTAGAGGCAGATGGAGCGTTCGAGACCATTTTGCATCTTCCGGAAGGGCTCAATTACGTCAATTACAGCGTACAGGATATGTACGGAAACACACGTCAGTTTACACAACGAGTGATTGTAGACACGACGGTGCCGCTCCTGCAGTTCCAAAACGACGGGACGGAAGATGTCTTGTTTGACGCCAACACCAAGCATGTGATGGTCCCCATCCGGTTTATGTATCGGGATCAGACATACAAAGGTCAAGTAGGCTTAAATGGGCAAATTGTCTCCAGCTTTGAAGAAGATCAGCTGGAAAAGCCGGTCCAAAAGAATTTGACACAGACGCTGGCACTCAAACAAGGGGAAAACCGAATCCTGATCGAGGCCAAGGACGGTGCTGGAAATCAAAATGCGCTCGTCGTATACGGTTATGTAGACGCGATTGCGGGTTCCGTCGTCTTGCATCAAGGTGAGCAGCGCTATACGTATCAGGCAAGGGCCATACCTGCTCCTACGGTGACCCTCACAGAAAAACTAGTGGACGCCAAATCCGGTGAGTCAGTCCCGATCAGCGGAAAAGTAACGGGTACTGGAGCCATTACGCTTACCGTCTCATACGGAGAACGTAAATTTCAAGCTGATATCAACGACCGCGGAGAATTTCGGTTTGTGCTCGATCAGGTCTTGGATGGAAAACACAAACTGACGATGAATGCCGTGGATTCATTGGGCAGAGAAGCACGAGCAGAACTGAATGTGAATGGAAAAAAACGGTAA